One Aptenodytes patagonicus chromosome 7, bAptPat1.pri.cur, whole genome shotgun sequence genomic window, TTTGTCAAATGTTAAACAGTGGAGCACAGAAAAAACAGGGAAGGAAAGCTTTGGTTTTTTGAGCCTCATCTAAACTTAGAGGAAGTTGTGATTATTCTCTATGCTTCTCACTGCTTGATGTGGAGTTTGCAGGGGAAAGATGTCCTGTCACCCCCACCATTTATCAGTTTCATTAAAAACTGTCCAGTGAAAATAATTCAGTACTCTTCCTAAGTCTCATTACTGCTGTGAATGGCCTTTTTAGAGTGCATTTACATCCCAGAACCTGTCAAACATAGCTGAGTAGAATATTGCAGTTGCTAAACTAAAGGTATTTGGAAAGTTCCTacaaaaaaatggtttttttgtttcatttatgtaattaaaagcattaaaatagtACGGGTTGCTAATCGTTTTTCACTAATACTGAAATTTATCAGAGCTATTCTGGTAGCACTTCTGACTTACTTTCCAAGTatgacattttaatatttttcctgtcttcAGTATTCCTCTGTTTTTGTATGGGACAGGAAGATGTACATTGTTATTGATAAATGCTCACTTGAAAACAATCGCTATGGTCACTGGTATGATTCTGGGATGCCTGTTTAAACAAATGCAGTTATGGTATTGTAAGATCAGAAGCAGAGTTTACAGATATCAAACAGTTAAAATCTTACAGTGCAGTGTTAGAATCACTATTAATGGTAGCTTAAGAAATGGATGgacaaaatggaagaaataaacaTAAATTGTTAAAAATTTGTGGTTAAAAAAGACCCACACCTTTCTGTTTGTCccttaaaatgttctttttccacaAGTTCTTGGAagtgagaagaaaagggaaataaaactgaagttgtTTTAGCTGAAATATATAGTATGACTTCTAAAGTTGTGATTAATGTTAGTATTTTGCATCTCTGATAACTGCATTTGAAAGCTCAGAATTTTCCAGATAGCTCTTAAAACTGATGTATCAACAGACATTAGATGCTTTTGTTCTCGAGTGTTTTGGAAAATTTAGATAGCATGTGATATTATTTATAAACATTCgtctaaaaaaaatacactgttcaTATACTTCTCTTAAATAACTTCTGCAAGTGCTAGTCCTAAAATGAATAGCCCTGCTATTTAAGCCCTTGAAGAACTGTTGAGAGGTACAAGGACTAATTGACGTCATCAGAGAAGCTGCTGGAGTTTGACTCCATGCAGTTAGGCTGTAGTGCTTGAAGCCAAACAACCTTTTACCACGGTCCAGCTTATGTAGAGGCTTCCTTTCAGTCATTTGTACCATAAAAAAGTATCAGCTTCTTCCTACAGGAGAATTACAGGTTTGAGgaaattacatttgttttaagcAAATGCTGGATTGTTGCACTGCATCATATAGATCTAAAGACCCGAGATCAGTCATATTTCATGAGCGTCAAATTCTGAAGGAGTATCAGACTGGCTTTGTGGTTACTAGGTTGGTGCTAAAGAGCTTGGATGGTGTCACTTACCTTTAAGAGGTCTGATAGCGATAGCCATTGAAGACACATGCAGTGGTTTAGGCTAGGATGACTCATACATTCTCTACCCAACCGTAAGAATCTCGAGCAGTCACTCAGGAGGAATTAAGTGGAAAGACTGTAAAACACAAATTTCTTGTTGAGCAGTCTGCACATCCTTATTTGTATAATTGTGGGGAACAGGTTGTATAACTGAATGCCTTCTTATATGGGAACTGGAAAGGATTTTAGCCTTCCTCAGAATTATCATCCCATCCCTATGTGGGGTAGTTTGCATTTTGAGTTATTTTAGTTTCTGTATATCTCTCACCCTTTTAACGTGGCTTAGATCACAAATTTATCTTGCGAAGTAGGCAAGTATCATCCTCAGTTTACAGAAACGTTGTGTTATAACGGTGCTTAGAAGTGCTCACAATAGCATGGATAACAATGCTTAGAGATGCTATTCCTTATTCCTGCGTCAGGAGACTGTGTAGTGCCTTCGTGCTACCTTCTACCATACAACTAGCAGGAGCTGTAGCCAGCACAGGTAATTATGGACTGTCCAGGACTTTAAGAGGAGTGGAAATGATTTCCCATGTTTCAGAACCGTGTTCCTGTTACTACATTCACACCTCTTGATCGATGAGATTTTTAACCAGATCAGCTCCTCTCTTTTCTACAGACTGGGGTTTTGTAAGAGGAAGACTGAGTTACTGTAACTAAATAATTGAGGTTAGAAATGTACTGTATTTCAAGTCTCTTTCCAGCTGTGaagattaaaattttatttccaaaactaaAATACTTGCATCTCACTTAACCTTGCTTTTTCATGACCAAATATGCCCTCACGAGTGGGGTAGTTCAGAAGAGGAAGTTCATAAGAGTTAGCCTGTTACGGTTCTGTTCCTATGGGAGTTCTGCAGACATACCTCTGAAAGTTCGATAGTTGTGTCACTAGCCATCTTCAGCAGAAGATTGTGAGCTCTTGCAGGCCAGAGAACAGGCAAACACCCTGTCAACAGCAGTAAATGGAAAAGAACATTAACAGCACGTGCTAAATTTCTATTTCTTAGTTTGAACTGCAAACAAGTTTTCCTCTATGACTAAGCTCAAAGTAATCAGTATGTTCCTTAGGAATACTTACAAGTGGTTCTggctcacttcttttttttttttttattgttgttcatTAATAGAGATGCCCTGGATGCCCTTGGTTTGAAGAGATACTGCTGCCGCAGAATGCTCCTAGCTCATGTGGATCTGATTGAGAAGCTTTTGAATTATGCACCGCTggagaaatgagatgaaaaaagtGCCACGCTGCAAGCCACGTGGAACATATCTCTAATTCTAAACCTGAAACTGGACTTCAGGCAGTAAAGGATGAAAGCCACCTGTAGTGCAACCATTGAGAGATGTTTACCTTCTGGAGAAAATACTGCCCCGAGCCACGAATCTCTTtcaaggaaacaaaggaaagatGAAGTCCACTTAATCAAGATTTGGAGGTTAAATTAAAAGTTTGGATGCTtctttttaaatctgtgtttgaaGCTGTATTGTGAACTTTTAGAtgcttctgccagaaaaaaaaaaaaagtttgttcatGTAGAAAAATTGTTACATTTCATAAAAACGTTGAAATAAAGGAAGTCTTTCCCTGTAGCCTTCCTACAGTTTCTAGATAGAGTTAAGTGTATGCTTGGATCTTGCTATTTGCTTGTGCTGGTTACTTTGAGGTTAGGAGTACTATTAAGTAATCAGTTCAGTGTTTTGCACTAGGCAGGCAAGGGGTTAGAAACATGGGACTGAAGCTCAGGGTTCCAGTGGCAGGGAAATGAGTAAGTTTGGTAAGAATGAGGCGTTACTCATGTAAGCTTCTGGAGCTAGTAGAGTGTGCTTTCCACTGCAGTTAAAGTCAACTTGTGGTCTCTACCCCAATTCTTATAAAACCCTGGGGCTGCTGTATTATAAAAAACAGGGAATCAGATGGTGCAGTGCCCTTCATTTAGGTAAAACATGTATGAGTATTCCCACGGAAAGCACTGGATGTGAGAATTTACGCATGCTGCTGTGAACAGGATCAAAGTCTTGATCTTGCCAAGCACCTGCTTGGTACAGTTAAACTTTTGGCACTCGCATATCAGCTGCTGGGTAGGAAGTATCTGTGTGGATTCTTTTCCGTAGTTGAAGAACTACAAAGAAGTTGGCTTGAACAAAACCTGTGTTTCCAGAGATGGTAATTATTTCATGTGCTTACCGGGTCAAACTTGTACGCACAAACCTTAAAACTAGATTGTCTCACAAAATGAGTTGCAGGACAGCTTGCCTTTGGCTATCACCCCACCAACCTTTATACTTGAAGTTGCTTTTCAATTTAGTACAAGGCAATAGTAGATGTTTCACATATTCAGCAGTTCTTctctgaagatattttaaaaccatATGCTTTATCCTAATGCAAAGACAGTTAAGCAATTAATTCTAGCATTTGTTTCATAGTTGGTTGGATAGCTTATGTTCTGCATGCCTGCTGTATTAGCTAgttaaatgcactttaaaaaaaaaaactttcaggctatttttttaaaagggacaCTATGAAATATAGGATGACCTTTCTAAACTGAACTCCTGTAGGACACTTTTCCATGTTACAGTGGAGCGTTATATGGAGATATGTGCCAGCTTGTTCACAGAAAGATCAAAACGCCAGGCCCAGCGCTTGTTCTGTGAGCTGTACTGAGAAAGTGCAGCAGCCAAGGCTGGTACGTCTGGCAGAGGCAGCCATGCATTATGCCTGCGGAAAGCTGTTCTGCATCAGTGCCAAAGAACTGGATTAGACGAGCCGATAGGACTTTGTTTCTATCTGCAAAAGCAATTTTCTAATCTAGTTTTCTGCTTTAGAATAAcatgtttcttttcaaagctgATGCCAAGTTGTCTGATAGGAAAAGCTATGGCTCTTAAATACTTTTAATGAAGATGCAATTTGCAAAAGCACAGCAGGCCTTATTCAAAAATTcgaagaaaaaaaccagccaccTTGGTTGTTCTCATTACTGTTTCTCAGACAGAAAACAGGGTGCAGTGGAAGCCAATGACAATCTGATATTGCTCCGTCAGACAGATGTTacacaaagagcagaaaaaaccTGAGTAGCGAGACTAAGTCACAGCAGGCATTAATATTAGCTCATGCAGCACATGACAACCTGTCTGCATCACAGCTTTTCCTTGGGAGTTTGCAAACACAGCATTGaccaaaaaaagccatttctatAATGTGGCACAGCAAACAGTTTATCGTGTTCATACGAAAGGTTGCGTCAAGAGTTTTGTCCTTGGAGGGTtaggagcagaagcagagcttAAATCCTGTTCCATAAAGAGTCAGTGAATTTTTCAATGGATTTCTATAAATCCCAGCTTTCTCCCCTGCTCTTTGGTAACTAGGAAAGTAATTCCCTTTTTGCTGTCATTTCTCCTGTGCTTGCTTCTGCAGCTGTTAATAACGTAAGCGTATTGGATCTGCTTTCTAACCTACCAGATCTCTTTGAGAAGAGCCATTAAATATGCTCACAACAACCGTCCTTTTTAAAGCCAATGTAAAAGACATGTGcatatacacagaaaaaaaaaagcctcggTTTTCCCTGAATCTTAATAAAAAGGAGCCCTTAGCAGAATCAACAGATAGGCAGaagtggtggaaaaaaaaaaaaagaaattgtactgAATATGCAGCCCTTAATTACATGCAGAAATCTGTCAGTTGGAAGATtgctgaaaaaacaaaaatcccaccaCTCCTCTGCAGTTGTTTATTCACTTTATATATaaagcattttggaaatttttcaaGTCTGTTTTGAAAGGCTGTTGCAGGGATCACGCTAACCTGGTAttggaaaagcaagcaagcacaaTCAGAAGTGTAACAGAAGAACCCCCGTCACCCAGGCTGCAtcctccctggggccagggcGGCCTCAGGCAGGACTCTCACGCATCACtatcatataaaaataatgaagtggTGCCCAAGAAGCACACGATGGGAGCTGAGGTCATGAAAGTACAGAGGAATCTGGTTGTGTAGTCCAGCGTCCTGCTCCCACCTGGAGCATCAGCACCAAGGTATGTGTGTGCTTGGAAAGCTTTACATTTCTTCAAAtcacagttttaaacaaaaaaacccctcttgaTCACGATTCTGAGTCTATCTGCAGGAAGAAAGTGAGGTGTTTTCGTGCCTATCTGTAATGAGCCTCAAGCTCattttgctctgaaaaacaaCCACTTGTGAGGGTCTCACCCCAGGGTGATTTACTGAGAAGTGCATGCTGGGTTTTTGTTCTTCCCATGACCTTTCTCCAAATGCAGCCTGGAATTGGATACTAAAGTCTGACTTCTTGTATATGCTCCTTGACTATacgaagaaaaatgaaaactctcaAAACCCTGATTACAACCAGAGCACAAACCCCGTAGCTGTATGTTTCCATAGAGATGCCTAACTAGCCCTGTGGCTACAAATCTACATTTCATTGGTAATAAACTATGAGCATCCAGATCACAAGCTACCTCTTTCCCTGCAAATAGCTCTACAGGAAAAaacaattccccccccccgccaaaaaacccaccaaaaccaaataGCCTATTTGCCTCTAAAAGCAGTTTAATTCCAAACAGTTTCTAACTTCAGTACTGATCCTATCCTAGTAAGAAAATAGCACTTCTACTTAGGCCCCTCTCTAAGCAGACCCATGTATGTCCATTTGAGCTTAATTAGCCAGCAAGATTTTCTTACTCCTGGTAAGAAACCAGGATTTCTCATAATTCATTATTGATGTCTCAACCAAGGAGTTGagacataataataataaacaacaaaataatattGTTTCCACTTGGCTCTGACTGCCCAGATGATGAACACAGCTTTGATTTCCCCTTCAGCGTGTTTGCACCATGATTTACATTGTGGCTTTGTTTTCAGATCCAATTTTTATTCAATTCCTCCAGCAAgtgagaaagcatttttaattgttCAATAGGGACAGCACAATAGAGGTGTTTGAAAACCAAGGACAGGAAGCATGTGGCTGAGACTTCAGCTTTGCCGTGCTGCACAGTTTGATGTGTCGccctctgaagtcagtgggagtcttTTCATTAACTTCAATGTGACTTAAAATGGCCTGGTAGCGTGTGGTGCCTTACACCACTCGAGTGTCCAGGATTAATTCGTTAAGTTCTGCTAGGAAAAGCTGTTTGAGGTGCCCAAGCCTTAGATACTTAAAGAGCTTGCAGACCTTGCTGCAGACCTCAGCCGTGTGCACCTCCAAGCACATAAggccataaaaaaaccccaaaacgtaAGAAGTTATCTTTGGCTTCAGCGACTCCAGCCACCTGGGGGGAGCTGCAAGGCAACCAGCTTCGCTTTGGGCTAGCGCTTGGAAACAGCACAGTATTTACATGGCAGTAGGTCTCATTTAAACCCTCACCTCTTTCTCCTTGACACTCTCTTACAGAAATATATAGGGGAGGTAGAGCCAAGACATGCAGAGAGCATTAGGTTTCACACTCCCAATCTTATTTCTCCTTCTCCACAAATGCACGTCTTCCAGACTTGTCAGTCACCTGTTTTGGTGATCTACACCTTGTCTTGTGCTTGTAGGTCACACATAGCTGGAGTGAAGACATGGAGTTCCCAAGCACCACACAAGTTCCCTCACAATTTCCTTCCTGATGCATCTGCTCCCGTATCGAACATTGTGTCTTGCAACAGCCAAGCTAGAAAATTCATGCAGGAAAGTCCTTCATTTATCCCTCCCAAATATGAAGcaaatgctttaataaaatgGGTTCATTATTTCCTGCTTTCAGGAGCTGAACAAATAGTGATCAAAGAAAGGCATGGAAGAACAGACAAAAAGCTAAAAGCCCATATACTTTGGGGAGCACAAGAAACCGGCAGTTAACAGCAAACTTCAAAGCAAGCGGCAAAGGCTGTGGTCAAGACTTTCCATAGGCACTGATGATTTTGAATTAACCCACGCCCCACCCCACGGGCTGGATTTGGAGCTAGGAAGAATGAACACTGAATACCCACCCTTTGGGAATCAGACCTCCTTCTTTTAAAAGCAGGTCTACTTGGAGCACTCCAATAAatgaactgcttttaaaaaaaatatgaaataaatcagTGCCAGCAGTAGGACAGCTGTGCTCGTCACCCACCTTTAGGTGCTGACCTTTCTTGAGCTGCTGCTTTCCACATTTTCTAGTGGTTCACCACAGTAGTATCTACAAGCTTTGAATTACTTCAGAGATTAACATAAATGTCACTGTCCTTACCAACATCTCTCCAGAGACCTGATGCAAGTGCATGAAGCTCAATGGGAATCTTTCCTCCAGCACTGGTGTACTTTGGGTCCATCCCATTCCACCCTCTCTTTGCTTTCTCCAGGCTGGTCACATCAGCAACGGAGACTCCCTTTGCCCATCTCCATGTAACATCATTGCTCAtgtctttcaaagacagaaaaatgcttcACCTTAAGGTGTATATTTAGGGACAGGCCTTGACAAGAACAAATAGGCTTGTTATGCAAGCCTTGGGCAAGCCACCAGTgtggtgcctcagtttccctgcctgtaCCTCTGAGATGGCACTCATCCCACTCTTCAGAAACCATCAGAGATGGACAACAATCTCACCCAACCCCTGgtgtcttcttgcttccttcTTACCAAGGACCCCTATCATATACTGTCCTCAAATCCTAATGGAACATCTTTAACTGCTGACAGAAAGCTGCTGCCCTGAGCTTGTGCAGCAATTCAGAGATGGCAGCATCACTGTCCCTGGCGGTCCAGGAGATAAAAGAACACAGCTAAAGCCCAATTATCTCCAACTATTTACTCAAAGTTGCCTTAAAGTGCTTCaccccccatctttttttttttaactaagtctTCCCTATGGTAGCGAGTGTGAAAGCGTGCTCCTTCCCACACAGTGCTAGGAGAGTGAAAGGACAAAATGTCCACTTAATGGAACAGCGGGGTAAATGGTAATCAGAGCAGTGTCAACTACTCACAGTTAAAGGCTGCACCGATGAAATAGGATGTGCTCCTACCAACATTGATCAGCCAGTACACACCAGCTGACAGGCTCTGCCCAGCTCTTCTTCATCAATACAGCAACGGTTTGCGATACAGCCAAGCCCTCAAGCCTCCCATTTCCAAAGAAAGTGGAAATGCAGAACTTTTATAATGGAGTATATAAATTTATACGCAGCAATGGAATAGCTAATGCTTGGGCTGGATGTATAATAAGAGGTTTTGCTGAAATTCCCcctgaaaatttaaaaacaaaaccatgatGAGTGCTGCTCTCAGCTGTAGGCCTTTCCTCATGATGAGATATGCAGCTGAAGCAATTACTAACTTAGTTTTTTAAAGGAGCAATAGCAGTTTGTCTAGGAGGTCTTCCTCCAGGAATGAGCTAGTAAATGAAAGCATTAAGTTAATAAGGGCTTGAGTGCTTCAGATCGTTACAGAGATGGCCTACAGCTCCACGCTTCaccaacttgattttttttattattattattgtcaaaACAGCTTGAAGAAAACCCCCTTTGGATCCACTCAGCATTAAATGCAGGCTAGACAAATGGCTGCTTTCCTCCAttaagcaacatttttaaaaggcaaaaaagtaattattaaatTCCACTGATGAATAATTACTTCCaataaataaagagaaacaaataCCATTGGCCTCAGCAGCTTTCATGTCAGCTACCTGAGCTGCTACCGAACCAAATGAACATTGTGTGCTGCAATAGCTGGGAGCAGCAACGTGGAGAAACTCCCGTTTCAGCTAAAGTGGGAGACATCTCGAGACATGGCTCTTGATGGTTGAGCAACAGCCGCAGCAGCCAGTGGTTCCTGACAGCCTGGCATCCCCCGTCCACCCCACAGCCCCATGCTGAGCACAGTTAAACAGCTTTTATCCTGCCCTTGTCTCAAACCACAGATGGACAAACCTGCTTTGGGCCAGGTCCAGGACGTAGATCTGCGTTGTCCGGAGCAAAGCTGGAGCTTCCACCCAGGATCAAAGTGGTCATGCACTGCCTGAGTGCAGGTCCTTCATGGAGGCTGTGGCCATACTGCCCCAGACCTACCAAGACAGAGGTGTTTACCCTCACTCCCTGCCAGTGCAGCATGCCCAGGAGGCCAACAAACTCCAACTGCTTCCACATCTCAACCCAGGGCAGATTTTCACAAAAGAAGGTGACTCCTCCAGGGGATACTTGGTCAGCAGAGCTCTTCTTTCTATTGGAGGCTTCTTATAAATGATCCTCATCCTTTTTCCCTCCCAACCTACCTCCCCCAGGCGTGTTACCAAGTCAAAACATCTGAACCTTTTATTCTAAACTCTGAATGTGATCAGCTAAATGTAACCAGAGAGAGCTTCAGGCCTTCGCTCCCTTCTGCACATCCGCTTCCAGGGGGCTCCGCCAGCAGAAGCGGGGAAGTCATATTGCATGTGAGGTTACTGCAATATCACAAAGTTAAGCTggttatttctttcttctttattttaaaagctacaaTATTCAGGTAGCTCAAGGAAAAACAACCTTTGGATTTTGTCTGCTCATAAATCCATCACAACAGCTTGGGGGAAAACAGTAAATAAGATATTGGAAGAAGAGCACAAGAGGCCAAAAGAAGAGTATCTGCCTCTGGATATGCTATTTGCAACTGAAGCCAGGTACAAGGCTGCGATATTAGTATGTGGTATTGATTTGTTCTTAATCCAGAGAAATGCCCCTGTAATGAACTCTGCTGTGCCCTTAGTGATTTCATATCGAAGGATGTTAGGTGCCTTGCTTGTAACAGAGTAACAGCAATTCCAAAAATAGCAAGCCTCATAATAAAATGTTATTGAGGAGCCTGAATTTCAATATAAAAGGGACTCTGCTGTACTCAAGGGCTTACTAGATACAAATGCATACtttaaaaagttgtattaaaGTCGTGTTGGCACCTGAGTTACAGAGGCAATGTGAGATGCTACTCCAGGGAGCAGCTGAGCCCCAGGTCCCCAGGAAACTTTTAGGCAGATGTGATACAGGCTGGATTTAATCCCACCAGATGACTGGGGCCGGATGCCTAGAAAGCTCTGAGATGCTTTCGAGAGCTGCCCGTGAGGGCAGGAGGGTGCGGCTGTGGTGCTCCTCAGCAACAAACAGGGACAGCACATGAACAAGGTGCTGGACCAGATGCCACGTGCCTGATCCTGGCTCTGCCGCTCACCCCCCAGGCTCAGGCAGGAGCCTCCAGAGGGCCACCAGTGAGCTGCCACTGCAACTAGTGCAAGCGGGCTTGCGAGAGAGGGCAGCCACCGCCAGCTTATTGGTGGGAAGAAGCCAGCATCCCCACCAAGCTCAGGGCCACTGCAAAGAGCTCAGAGTTGGGAGCACCAGGTCTAAGGTTGACCTCACTTGCAGGCGATTCCTCAGCCTTAGCTTCATCAGTGCAGCAAACAGTAGCCCCAAATTAAGCCTGCCAACCGGGCGCCCTGGCCTCTATCAGCATGGCAGGCTGGCCCAATCAGTAGGACCACAGTGGCTGGGGAGGATGGTGGTTGCCCATCTCCCACCACATGctgaggcagcagggaacaatgGCTGATGTACAACCTAGTGTTGAGATATGCAGTTGGCAGTGGCTGTGAGTTACAGGGTGTATGCATGTATAAAATCAACACACCAGCAACTGTGGTGAGGAAGAAGGCATCTTCCCAGCTTCAGGAGGTAGGGTGACCTCTCCAAAGCAAGGGGTGGATGATCTCAGGGGGCTTGGCTCAAAACGCAGAGATGTCTGTCTGCAGCTAACAATACACCTGGCCTTGGGGAGGTCTTCTGGCTTAGAAGAGGTCAGAGATATGGAGCGTGCCACCCAAATTCATACCCAGCTCTACCGAAGGGCACTGCCAGGACCCATTTGCACCTTAAGCCTTGCTCACACTCATGCTACCTGGATACCACCTATTTCTGCTGGCTTATTCCTGCCTGTAATTTTGGGCCGCTGCAGCCCTGGATGCAGAGCAAGTGGTCCCCAAGGTATCCCAGCAATGACAGAAGGGAAACACAGGGAGGGGGCAGCACTGCTCCCCTTCGGGAGGAGACTCCACTCACCCCAGCATGGCTGCCCCTTTTGCAACCAACTTTTTCCATTTGCCCTTTTCCAATCCACTTTCCCCAGACCTGTTTGAGGTGGCATCCCTCACCGCGTGAGAACAGATCGAGACGAGGTCTCCTCCCTCCAGGAGACATCAGAGATTTTCTCTTCATTGAGTGTGGTGGGAAGAATGAGTCTCATAAGTAGGCAAATGCTCAACAGCAAGTTCAAGTGGACATTTCAGCCTGGCTGCAGAAGAGGCCAGCTGCAAAAAGTCATAGAGATGGGCACAGCTCTGTGAAATGGCTGAAGCAAAAAgcatctccatctttcctccctcttcatTTCTGTGTCACTTGCCCAGCAGGACCGATGTTTGCTCTGGCCCTGGGACCATCTCTTGCTCCCTTCACTCTGGTGTCAGAGACATCCAAAATAGCACTTACCTGCATAACAGTGGGGCTGGATTCGCTCTTGGAAATAAAAACTGGAGCAAGCCACAGCTGAAAGGACGTGACATTTGTTTTATTCACTGTAGGGTTTATTTAACCCTTGCTCCCAGCATGCAGGCTGCATCCCCCATCCCTGGCTCGTCCTGCAGCTCCTGAATAGGAAAGAGCTTGTTGCAGAGCTGCTAGAGCTAAAGCCAGTGGTGTGGCCATTCCACTGCTGCTCCT contains:
- the POLR2L gene encoding DNA-directed RNA polymerases I, II, and III subunit RPABC5, which produces MIIPVRCFTCGKIVGNKWEAYLGLLQAEYTEGDALDALGLKRYCCRRMLLAHVDLIEKLLNYAPLEK